One segment of Allorhodopirellula heiligendammensis DNA contains the following:
- a CDS encoding nucleotide pyrophosphohydrolase, with translation MNGSPPVAPESLSIADAQSCVDDWIQTIGVRYFDELTNLAQLMEEVGEVARILSRSHGEQSSKSGEHLGDLSDELADVLFVVICLANQSGIDLTEALKKNLAKKTDRDRDRHRNNPKLDASGQP, from the coding sequence ATGAACGGTTCACCGCCAGTTGCCCCTGAGTCACTATCAATCGCCGACGCGCAAAGTTGTGTCGACGATTGGATTCAAACCATCGGCGTCCGGTATTTTGACGAGCTCACCAATCTTGCCCAACTGATGGAAGAGGTGGGTGAGGTCGCCCGCATTCTTTCGCGGAGTCATGGCGAGCAGTCCAGCAAATCAGGCGAGCACCTAGGTGATCTATCGGATGAACTTGCGGATGTCTTATTTGTCGTGATCTGTCTCGCCAACCAATCAGGAATCGATCTGACAGAGGCCTTGAAGAAGAACCTCGCTAAAAAGACTGACCGTGACCGTGACAGGCACCGGAACAATCCGAAACTGGACGCCAGCGGGCAACCGTAA
- a CDS encoding glucose-6-phosphate isomerase, with translation MKLLRFDPNGVMGGACAVTPEQFEALCGRLAAQRDDMLQRSTATWTGGFRMPEKLLTDYESMRENSELGRVFRVANRLHDHLDAVAVIGDQDTLLGPAALMRACCDPYHNELSRSARGSKPRMYFACADFDNDATEGLSRRLAMGGNGPHAAEQRYAIIPIDSRQRHGLSSLAVATSMEVIGDQLAASLGAGAPRWIPKLLIPITPASGPVRAHADRRGCERDFQFEDELGGPLGVYSPATLLPAALLGLDCIQFLVGAAAMNEHFLTTEFAENSVMQFVTIEAAIRQIHGASPSRLDVWTPALRGFGAWWECMMKAPLGRRESPGDGGVVHQVFVDAARTDPLPVQSREIATEIGIDCYSAPKSSKQASAVVTLPDLMRSAFARNNEERCNAGQPTTHLNLPHIDMHTLGQLFQFTWLARECLLTLHREPS, from the coding sequence ATGAAGCTGCTGCGTTTCGATCCCAACGGTGTCATGGGCGGTGCCTGTGCGGTCACGCCCGAGCAGTTCGAAGCGTTGTGCGGACGGCTCGCAGCACAGCGTGACGACATGCTCCAGCGGTCGACTGCCACGTGGACCGGTGGATTTCGCATGCCCGAGAAACTGCTCACCGATTATGAATCGATGCGTGAGAATTCAGAGCTGGGACGTGTCTTCCGCGTGGCCAACCGCCTGCATGACCATCTCGACGCTGTGGCGGTGATTGGGGACCAGGACACGTTGCTCGGCCCCGCGGCGCTGATGCGTGCGTGCTGTGATCCCTACCACAATGAGTTATCTCGCTCGGCCCGCGGTAGCAAACCGCGAATGTATTTCGCGTGCGCGGACTTCGACAACGACGCTACGGAGGGTCTGTCGCGACGATTGGCGATGGGCGGTAACGGTCCGCACGCGGCAGAGCAGCGATACGCCATCATCCCAATTGATTCGCGACAACGTCATGGTTTGTCCTCACTGGCTGTGGCGACGTCGATGGAAGTGATAGGCGATCAACTCGCTGCGTCGCTCGGCGCGGGCGCGCCTCGCTGGATACCAAAATTATTAATCCCAATTACGCCGGCGAGTGGCCCTGTCCGGGCGCACGCGGACCGCCGAGGTTGTGAACGCGACTTCCAATTTGAGGATGAGTTGGGTGGGCCGCTCGGCGTCTACTCGCCCGCAACGCTCTTGCCCGCTGCTCTGCTCGGGCTCGACTGCATCCAATTCCTAGTTGGTGCTGCAGCGATGAACGAGCATTTTCTGACTACTGAGTTTGCCGAGAATTCGGTGATGCAGTTTGTAACCATTGAGGCCGCGATCCGACAAATTCACGGAGCATCGCCGAGTCGCCTGGACGTGTGGACACCGGCGCTCAGGGGGTTCGGCGCCTGGTGGGAATGCATGATGAAGGCACCCTTGGGTCGACGAGAATCACCAGGCGATGGGGGTGTCGTCCATCAGGTCTTCGTTGACGCAGCACGCACGGATCCCTTGCCGGTCCAATCTAGAGAGATCGCCACCGAAATCGGAATTGATTGTTATTCGGCACCGAAATCTAGCAAGCAGGCAAGTGCTGTGGTGACGCTGCCCGACCTGATGCGTTCGGCGTTCGCTAGAAACAACGAAGAGCGGTGCAATGCAGGCCAGCCGACAACCCATTTGAATCTGCCGCATATCGACATGCACACACTCGGGCAGCTATTTCAGTTCACATGGTTGGCCCGCGAATGTTTGCTCACACTACACCGTGAACCGTCCTAG
- a CDS encoding MotA/TolQ/ExbB proton channel family protein — protein sequence MLELISSYSTIAILAAAAIHLLVFAVLILWARADRKRIAQTLERFTAGLPHRSRMDFHVHLSDQIEAFLADIGDVLAEPPHSPDRAKLVERIRVLDERRDYLQSLRFETAWNVARTMIEAYPLAGVLGTILAIGSALAADDQASVNIIVSRFGDAIWSTFAGLAAAIVLMLISSIVEPGFARLSENRLHVREMASRVKRELSVYERADSNRNESVSTAQPEPRT from the coding sequence ATGCTGGAACTGATTTCTTCCTATTCCACAATCGCGATCCTCGCCGCTGCAGCGATCCATTTGCTCGTCTTCGCTGTGCTGATTCTGTGGGCTCGGGCAGACCGCAAACGCATCGCCCAAACGCTCGAGCGTTTCACCGCGGGACTGCCTCACCGCAGCCGCATGGATTTTCACGTCCACCTCTCCGATCAAATTGAGGCGTTCTTGGCCGACATCGGCGACGTACTGGCCGAACCTCCCCATAGTCCTGATCGCGCGAAGTTGGTCGAACGGATTCGCGTTCTCGACGAGCGCCGTGATTACCTGCAATCACTCCGATTCGAGACCGCTTGGAATGTGGCGCGAACCATGATCGAAGCCTACCCATTAGCGGGTGTTCTGGGCACCATTCTCGCCATCGGCTCGGCCTTGGCCGCCGATGATCAAGCGTCCGTGAACATCATCGTCAGTCGGTTTGGCGATGCAATCTGGAGTACTTTTGCGGGCTTGGCAGCCGCCATCGTCCTGATGCTGATCAGCAGCATTGTTGAACCCGGTTTCGCCCGCCTCTCAGAAAATCGTCTGCACGTCCGCGAAATGGCCAGCAGGGTCAAGCGAGAGCTTTCCGTTTACGAACGAGCGGACTCGAACCGGAACGAGTCGGTATCGACAGCGCAGCCGGAACCACGCACGTGA
- the cas4g/cas1g gene encoding CRISPR-associated endonuclease Cas4g/Cas1g — protein sequence MIQPIEGAHSTTFSSDRDPEDLLPARMINELVYCPRLFYLMHVEGQFAESIDTIDGGIVHRRVDNGTGGLAPAEPCATQSFIPSADEDPAVIVPEATKPKKRRKSKHVQAATLFGDDDDDGSEAGEQEACEQQSDQDSDASEEAEDLPKTIHARSVTLSSESLGVIAKLDLAEATGSVVTPVDYKRGRPKRMADGTLAAWDPERVQIALQVLVLRDNGYQSDEGVLYFNETRQRVRVGVDEELLDLTRSAIAAARQHRESGQIPPPLVSSPKCPRCSLVGICLPEETRRLANIQQPPAAVRPLITARDERRPVYFNTQGMWIGKKDDLLQAKVEGKVVQEIRFNDINQINLFGNIQLSTQAIQTALGRDVPIGYFTQKGYYYGVSGGLGVKNILVRRQQFRLADDSEFCLDIARALVHGKIRNQRTLLMRNHREPDATSLRDLKRYAARALTADSLASLLGIEGIAARIYFGDFAGMLKVDCGVSTGGEGYVTAEKRPAFHFRSRNRRPPRDPVNAMLSLAYSLLTKDCLVAATIVGLDPHLGFYHQVKPGKPALALDLMEPFRPLIADSVVLSAINTKMVTADHFICAGKSVVMSDAGRKHFLLAYEKRMDSLVTHPLFDYRVSYRRLLEIQTRLLARRLSGEIEEYPVFQTR from the coding sequence ATGATCCAGCCCATCGAAGGAGCCCATTCAACCACGTTTTCCTCTGATCGTGATCCGGAGGATCTGTTGCCAGCTCGGATGATCAACGAGCTCGTGTATTGTCCTCGACTGTTCTATTTGATGCACGTTGAGGGGCAGTTCGCTGAATCGATCGATACGATCGATGGTGGGATTGTGCATCGCCGCGTCGATAATGGGACGGGAGGGTTGGCGCCTGCCGAGCCCTGTGCAACGCAGTCATTCATTCCCAGTGCCGATGAAGACCCGGCCGTGATCGTCCCGGAGGCGACCAAGCCGAAGAAGCGGCGGAAGTCGAAGCACGTGCAAGCCGCGACACTTTTCGGCGACGACGACGACGACGGTTCGGAGGCGGGTGAACAAGAAGCATGCGAACAACAATCGGATCAGGATTCCGACGCGTCTGAGGAGGCCGAGGACCTGCCCAAAACGATACATGCCCGCAGCGTGACGCTGAGCAGTGAATCGCTCGGCGTGATCGCCAAACTCGATCTCGCCGAAGCGACCGGGAGCGTGGTGACTCCAGTGGATTACAAACGGGGGCGTCCCAAACGGATGGCCGATGGAACGCTGGCTGCCTGGGACCCGGAACGAGTTCAAATTGCCTTGCAGGTCCTCGTGCTTCGAGACAATGGATATCAATCGGATGAGGGCGTGCTTTATTTCAACGAAACCCGGCAGCGCGTCCGCGTGGGCGTCGATGAAGAACTGCTCGATTTGACGCGAAGTGCCATCGCAGCTGCTCGGCAGCACCGTGAGTCGGGGCAGATCCCTCCACCGCTAGTGTCCAGCCCCAAATGCCCGCGTTGCTCACTGGTTGGTATTTGCTTACCCGAAGAAACCCGGCGTCTCGCCAATATCCAGCAACCGCCTGCCGCCGTCCGACCTTTGATCACCGCTCGTGATGAAAGGCGACCCGTCTACTTCAACACGCAAGGTATGTGGATCGGCAAGAAGGATGACCTCCTGCAAGCGAAAGTGGAGGGAAAGGTCGTTCAAGAAATTCGATTTAACGATATTAATCAAATCAATTTGTTCGGAAATATTCAGCTTTCGACACAGGCGATTCAGACTGCACTTGGGCGTGACGTCCCCATCGGATACTTCACTCAGAAGGGCTACTACTACGGGGTCAGCGGTGGGCTGGGGGTCAAGAATATTCTCGTTCGTCGTCAGCAGTTTCGGCTCGCCGATGACAGCGAGTTCTGTCTCGATATTGCTCGCGCGCTCGTCCATGGCAAAATTCGTAATCAGCGAACACTGTTGATGCGCAATCACCGTGAACCCGACGCCACATCGCTACGCGATCTCAAACGTTACGCCGCTCGCGCGTTGACAGCAGACTCACTGGCCTCTTTGTTGGGGATCGAGGGCATCGCTGCCCGCATCTACTTCGGCGATTTTGCGGGGATGCTCAAAGTCGACTGTGGCGTATCGACTGGTGGCGAGGGATATGTCACGGCAGAGAAACGGCCCGCGTTTCATTTCCGCTCGCGTAATCGGCGTCCCCCCCGTGACCCCGTCAACGCGATGCTGTCGCTAGCCTACAGCTTGTTGACGAAAGACTGCCTCGTCGCCGCAACTATCGTCGGTCTGGATCCGCATCTGGGGTTCTATCATCAAGTCAAACCGGGCAAGCCTGCGTTGGCGTTGGATCTGATGGAGCCGTTCCGCCCGCTGATCGCCGACTCGGTCGTTCTATCGGCGATCAATACGAAAATGGTCACGGCGGACCATTTCATTTGCGCCGGAAAGTCAGTCGTGATGAGCGATGCCGGGCGGAAACATTTTCTGCTAGCCTATGAGAAGCGAATGGATTCGTTGGTCACCCACCCGCTGTTCGACTACCGCGTTAGCTATCGACGACTGTTGGAGATTCAAACCCGTTTGCTAGCCCGTCGACTCAGCGGCGAAATCGAGGAATATCCCGTTTTCCAGACGCGCTAG
- the cas2 gene encoding CRISPR-associated endonuclease Cas2, which yields MRRIYLITYDVCDAKRLRKIFKCLRGWGDHLQYSVFECQLTDADLLRCKAEMADILHHGEDQVLVIDLGPAASRSATLVQAIGKPYSAMAAPCFVV from the coding sequence ATGCGACGAATCTATCTGATCACTTATGACGTTTGCGACGCGAAACGATTGCGGAAGATTTTCAAGTGCCTTCGCGGTTGGGGTGACCATCTCCAATACAGCGTTTTTGAATGCCAATTGACGGACGCAGACTTGTTGCGCTGCAAGGCCGAGATGGCGGACATCCTGCACCATGGCGAAGACCAAGTGCTCGTGATCGATCTCGGGCCTGCTGCGTCGCGCAGCGCAACACTCGTCCAAGCGATCGGTAAGCCCTACTCGGCCATGGCGGCACCCTGTTTTGTCGTGTGA
- a CDS encoding TM1812 family CRISPR-associated protein, with amino-acid sequence MSDVATDRHILLSSVGVLRSPERSAITYSRGNVEADAKFSFHGLWKLLPVEEQPSELAILATPQARESSWKEIQEESAKLDLKTRCIDLVGDADDTNAFLETAAANIPEGCDLTLNVTEGLRHHAFLFYALVLYLTTFRRVRIRGVWYCRMETENRDDSKPIIDLTPVLELAHWFHALAVFRETGSMRQIAGLVADRGIQRQLNELSQFFMNGLPVETGLTATRLLAIDRPVLPSHLPLRSEIERELKDEIQPLAAALPENQSINKVMKGDVVLTRTELERQATCIDRYLRTGQDNLGFGLMREWLVSWLAFQDNAGGGWLKKESRGKYEQALRGLDIVHRGRAPWPEVRALLSDAQQEWAQRWNRVTSARNALQHHGMDAQEFKPDSKGMRKAKEDWWERENWASLPPSGGGHGPLLIAPIGNTPGVLFSAIVHTRPARVLAVCSEDTASATAEAVSKASEATGDPPVEVMRLTMTNPHTGVDEFTDLLRQASLWLYSADEVRASLTGGTSLMGVLVSRLSRLASNELQRPVHEFLLIDHRPPQQQRNEPWQLGEIHYFNGEPSVELSKGDAESDVER; translated from the coding sequence GTGTCGGATGTTGCAACGGATCGTCACATTTTGCTTTCGTCCGTGGGGGTACTGCGGTCGCCGGAACGTTCTGCGATCACTTACTCGCGAGGCAACGTCGAAGCCGATGCGAAATTCTCGTTCCATGGGTTATGGAAGCTTCTTCCTGTGGAGGAGCAGCCGAGCGAGTTGGCGATTTTAGCAACACCGCAAGCGCGTGAGTCATCATGGAAAGAGATTCAGGAAGAATCGGCCAAACTCGATTTAAAGACGCGGTGCATTGATCTGGTTGGCGATGCAGATGACACCAATGCGTTTCTGGAGACTGCGGCCGCCAACATTCCTGAAGGTTGCGATCTGACTCTGAATGTTACCGAAGGGCTGCGTCATCATGCTTTTCTTTTTTATGCGTTAGTATTGTATCTGACGACGTTCCGTCGAGTCAGGATCCGCGGCGTTTGGTATTGTCGCATGGAGACGGAGAATCGAGATGATTCGAAACCGATCATTGACCTCACACCGGTATTGGAATTGGCACACTGGTTTCATGCGTTGGCCGTTTTCCGCGAAACGGGATCGATGCGGCAAATCGCTGGGCTTGTCGCCGACCGTGGAATTCAGCGTCAACTCAACGAGCTATCCCAGTTTTTCATGAATGGATTGCCGGTCGAGACGGGCCTAACGGCAACCCGATTGCTCGCCATTGATCGTCCGGTGCTCCCGAGTCATTTACCTCTCCGATCTGAAATCGAACGTGAGTTGAAAGACGAGATTCAGCCGCTTGCGGCCGCATTGCCCGAAAATCAATCAATCAACAAAGTGATGAAGGGTGACGTTGTCTTGACACGGACTGAGCTGGAACGGCAAGCGACGTGTATCGATCGATACCTTCGTACTGGGCAGGACAATCTCGGGTTTGGATTGATGCGAGAGTGGCTCGTCAGTTGGCTGGCATTTCAGGACAATGCGGGCGGTGGCTGGTTAAAGAAGGAATCACGCGGCAAATACGAACAAGCGTTGCGCGGGTTAGACATCGTTCATCGCGGTCGGGCTCCATGGCCCGAAGTCCGCGCGTTGCTCAGCGATGCCCAGCAGGAGTGGGCACAGCGATGGAACCGCGTGACCTCGGCACGCAATGCCCTTCAACACCACGGGATGGATGCTCAGGAGTTCAAGCCAGACAGCAAGGGGATGAGGAAAGCGAAAGAGGATTGGTGGGAGCGTGAAAACTGGGCGTCGCTCCCTCCCAGTGGTGGTGGTCACGGTCCGTTGTTGATCGCACCGATTGGAAACACGCCCGGTGTTCTCTTCTCGGCGATCGTCCACACGCGTCCGGCCCGGGTGCTGGCGGTCTGTTCGGAGGATACGGCCTCGGCGACTGCCGAAGCGGTTTCCAAGGCCAGCGAGGCAACCGGTGATCCGCCGGTCGAGGTGATGCGGCTGACGATGACGAATCCGCACACGGGTGTCGATGAGTTTACGGACTTATTGCGTCAGGCGTCGTTATGGTTGTACTCGGCTGACGAGGTTCGCGCGAGCCTCACCGGTGGCACCAGTTTGATGGGCGTTTTGGTGAGTCGTCTGAGCCGCTTGGCGAGCAATGAACTCCAGCGACCGGTCCATGAGTTTCTATTGATCGACCACCGACCACCGCAGCAGCAACGCAACGAGCCGTGGCAGCTCGGTGAAATTCACTATTTCAACGGCGAACCCTCCGTGGAGTTGAGCAAGGGAGATGCCGAGTCCGATGTTGAGCGATAA
- the cmr1 gene encoding type III-B CRISPR module RAMP protein Cmr1, giving the protein MNRPTAITATYRIVTPMFCAGADQQSAELRLASFKGALRFWWRTLMAGKFGNDIEGLHKAEAELFGSSDRRFGQSKVRMRLRWRSKIPAKSELVTEWPANQPAIGSTYLGYGITESGKKGSPTYKPHRIGLPEGREFEVKCIGNERDLASVLPALKIVGMLGGLGSRSRRAFGSIALEYLDEDSFEFKNADGFRAFINSLVHEPCPILPEFTAFGSHARLYVGPAAESARESHRLLGETYRNFRGLPSPLRGRSKIPMGLPLQGVDSRRRASPLLMHIHPVADQFMPVVLFLPSVFHPEIREGNQFGFFQVVQQWMESLNATEVKLG; this is encoded by the coding sequence ATGAATCGACCGACCGCGATCACCGCGACCTATCGCATTGTGACACCGATGTTTTGTGCGGGCGCGGATCAACAATCCGCCGAGTTGCGGCTGGCGAGTTTCAAAGGTGCGCTACGGTTCTGGTGGCGGACGCTGATGGCTGGCAAGTTTGGCAACGACATCGAAGGTTTGCACAAGGCGGAGGCGGAGTTGTTCGGCTCCAGCGATCGTCGATTCGGACAATCAAAAGTGCGGATGAGATTGCGTTGGCGTAGCAAGATACCGGCGAAGTCAGAACTCGTCACCGAGTGGCCTGCGAATCAACCCGCAATCGGCAGCACCTATCTTGGGTACGGCATAACGGAATCGGGCAAGAAGGGATCTCCGACGTATAAGCCGCACCGAATCGGACTCCCAGAGGGACGGGAGTTTGAAGTGAAGTGCATTGGCAACGAACGAGATCTTGCAAGTGTTCTTCCCGCATTGAAGATCGTTGGGATGTTAGGCGGTTTAGGAAGTCGCAGCCGTCGTGCATTCGGCTCCATCGCCCTCGAATATTTGGACGAAGACTCTTTCGAGTTCAAGAACGCCGATGGGTTCCGTGCTTTTATCAATTCATTGGTTCACGAGCCGTGTCCTATCCTACCGGAGTTTACTGCGTTTGGCTCTCATGCCCGACTCTACGTAGGCCCTGCTGCGGAATCCGCGAGAGAGTCACACAGATTACTTGGCGAAACCTATCGCAATTTTCGCGGCCTACCGAGCCCGTTGCGAGGTCGCAGCAAGATTCCGATGGGCCTCCCGTTGCAGGGCGTTGATTCACGACGCCGAGCGAGTCCATTGCTCATGCATATCCATCCGGTGGCGGACCAGTTCATGCCAGTTGTCCTATTTCTTCCATCGGTGTTTCATCCAGAAATTCGAGAAGGCAACCAGTTCGGCTTCTTTCAGGTCGTTCAACAATGGATGGAATCGCTCAATGCCACGGAGGTGAAACTTGGCTGA
- the cas10 gene encoding type III-B CRISPR-associated protein Cas10/Cmr2, protein MAEKYHLSFSIGPVQAFVTQARRTRDLWVGSVLLSWLAESALVAVENEFEEKFEQGTATTILPDRSGIRGKLTSIESGFGGIPNRFEIEFESANDAARSGTVAQQGFQNAWQTACDAVWMMIGEAEQSGNATENIWKRQTESFWELSWIVASPSGRSKTIGDMAAARKLIRNVPVTEEGGVKCSLMHEWQELSGYERRDDQTAFWNAVRRCSGVGTLDLRDGERLCAMALIKRLLPAVDTQVFGRSFQQKNWPSTAFLAAMPWLHEVQQNPTARAAADAYVAAARKAGVCQSEVEAAKDAEMPWARIDAPAWFTTSIHNNEWLMEQSDTGMLIKQLDDLYRVTAGRKPIPFYALLLMDGDSMGSLLHAIKDPTALSQCLSRFTSGVNQAVKEHGGRTVYAGGDDVLALLPATETLAIADRLSHEYQRSFVGVLEDTSEVQATISAAIVYAHWKQPLRQVLQHAHRLLDDVAKNATGRDAVAIGIVKGSGLNAQWAVPWKTLRELKMIRGDESIIHRFQESPSGDAEKKPVFNASFLCHLRDQFARLIGRLPEQPGSFGLMHDNFQANEKRQDILLALANSEYRRRLSSEDRTQSLDETREFVRPLVELTRHVIRGEQPDTRKVGFDGWRVARFLKQVDDGEMQDHE, encoded by the coding sequence TTGGCTGAGAAATATCACCTTTCCTTTTCCATTGGGCCGGTCCAAGCGTTTGTGACGCAGGCGAGGCGGACGCGGGATCTGTGGGTGGGCAGCGTTCTGTTGTCGTGGCTGGCTGAGTCGGCGTTGGTTGCCGTTGAAAACGAATTCGAGGAGAAGTTCGAACAGGGTACTGCGACGACGATCCTCCCCGATCGATCGGGCATACGAGGCAAGTTGACCTCGATCGAAAGCGGATTTGGTGGGATTCCCAATCGGTTTGAAATTGAGTTTGAGTCTGCAAACGATGCCGCTCGATCGGGCACGGTCGCTCAGCAGGGATTCCAAAACGCTTGGCAAACTGCGTGCGATGCGGTGTGGATGATGATCGGTGAGGCCGAGCAAAGCGGCAATGCGACCGAGAATATTTGGAAACGCCAAACTGAGAGTTTTTGGGAACTGAGCTGGATTGTAGCCTCGCCATCGGGCAGATCGAAAACAATTGGTGATATGGCGGCGGCGCGGAAGCTGATTCGCAATGTTCCGGTCACGGAGGAAGGCGGCGTTAAATGCTCGCTGATGCACGAGTGGCAGGAACTGTCGGGTTACGAACGTCGCGACGATCAGACTGCGTTTTGGAATGCGGTTCGACGTTGTTCGGGCGTCGGCACGCTGGATCTTCGTGACGGCGAACGGCTCTGCGCAATGGCCTTGATCAAACGGCTGCTGCCCGCCGTGGATACACAGGTTTTCGGGCGTTCGTTTCAACAGAAGAATTGGCCCTCGACCGCGTTTCTCGCAGCCATGCCCTGGTTGCATGAAGTCCAACAGAACCCGACCGCTCGGGCGGCTGCGGACGCTTACGTCGCTGCTGCTAGAAAAGCAGGTGTCTGTCAGAGTGAGGTCGAAGCAGCGAAGGACGCCGAGATGCCTTGGGCCCGAATCGACGCCCCGGCTTGGTTCACCACTTCAATCCATAACAACGAGTGGTTAATGGAGCAATCGGATACGGGGATGTTGATCAAGCAGCTTGATGACCTCTACCGTGTTACTGCTGGGCGCAAACCGATCCCTTTTTATGCACTGCTGTTGATGGATGGCGATTCGATGGGCAGCTTGCTTCATGCGATCAAAGATCCGACGGCGCTGAGCCAGTGCCTCAGCCGGTTCACTTCCGGCGTGAATCAAGCGGTTAAGGAGCACGGCGGTCGGACGGTGTACGCGGGCGGCGATGATGTGTTGGCACTGCTGCCTGCGACCGAGACCCTCGCGATCGCCGATCGGTTGAGCCACGAATATCAGCGATCTTTTGTTGGCGTCTTGGAAGACACGTCGGAGGTACAGGCGACCATTTCAGCGGCGATTGTTTACGCGCATTGGAAGCAGCCTTTGCGTCAAGTCCTCCAGCACGCTCACCGGTTGCTCGACGATGTGGCCAAAAATGCGACCGGTCGGGATGCGGTCGCGATTGGGATCGTGAAGGGTTCGGGACTCAATGCTCAATGGGCGGTGCCATGGAAAACGTTGCGTGAATTGAAAATGATCCGAGGTGACGAATCGATTATCCACCGCTTTCAGGAGTCGCCCAGCGGGGACGCAGAAAAAAAACCGGTCTTCAACGCTTCGTTTCTTTGTCACCTTCGTGACCAGTTCGCACGGCTGATCGGTAGACTGCCCGAGCAACCTGGCAGCTTTGGCTTGATGCACGATAATTTCCAAGCCAATGAGAAACGGCAAGACATTTTGCTGGCGCTCGCCAATTCCGAATACCGTCGCCGTTTGTCGAGTGAGGATCGAACACAGAGTCTGGACGAAACACGAGAGTTCGTCAGACCACTGGTTGAGTTAACGCGTCATGTCATTCGAGGTGAACAGCCCGATACGCGAAAGGTCGGGTTCGATGGTTGGCGTGTGGCGAGATTTCTAAAGCAAGTCGATGACGGAGAGATGCAAGACCATGAGTGA
- a CDS encoding type III-B CRISPR module-associated Cmr3 family protein encodes MSETRWYKITPGDSWFFCDSRSANAGEDQSDLQSIFPPYPQTVVGAIRAALARSLGWERGNWDEAMKAKLGDGFDDVSPLRFTSPMLAIKCEKSFPQRELQLLFQPPMHLIGTRHIESGDSGSPLPTFDPLDWLRPSSDPFMTDMGSIHLPLFPVSGDADNRRLRTADDFFITTSGMQSVLDGNKPDKTELIHQSRLFAMENRIGINREADARSIYSPGHVRLFDGVSLVIGVDGLSDDIELPLTFPLGGESRQAVCERLRQAPVRPQSRSGTCVVLTTAARWLNRWYGVHSGGSATGLHPSFGSKVTTCAVGRPTRIGGFDSRTGRSQTLQAYAPAGSVWWLDESVSLPEDTWCLSLGERTSLGYGTALLAREPVK; translated from the coding sequence ATGAGTGAAACACGCTGGTACAAGATCACTCCCGGGGACAGTTGGTTCTTTTGCGACAGCCGTTCGGCCAACGCGGGCGAGGATCAATCGGATTTACAGAGTATTTTTCCGCCGTATCCACAAACCGTGGTCGGAGCGATTCGAGCAGCGTTGGCACGCAGTCTCGGGTGGGAACGCGGGAATTGGGACGAGGCGATGAAAGCCAAGCTCGGCGATGGTTTTGATGACGTCTCGCCCCTGAGATTTACGTCGCCCATGTTGGCGATCAAATGCGAGAAATCGTTTCCACAGCGCGAACTGCAGCTACTGTTTCAACCTCCGATGCATCTGATTGGTACACGACATATCGAGAGTGGCGACTCGGGAAGTCCATTGCCGACGTTCGATCCACTTGATTGGCTGCGGCCATCGAGCGACCCGTTTATGACTGATATGGGGAGTATTCATCTGCCGTTGTTTCCAGTTTCTGGTGATGCAGATAACAGGCGACTGCGAACGGCTGACGATTTTTTCATCACGACGTCTGGCATGCAAAGCGTACTCGATGGAAACAAGCCCGATAAAACGGAATTGATTCACCAGTCGCGTTTGTTTGCAATGGAAAACCGAATTGGGATCAACCGTGAAGCCGATGCACGTTCGATTTACAGCCCAGGGCATGTTCGCTTATTTGACGGCGTTTCGCTGGTCATCGGTGTGGACGGCTTGAGCGACGACATCGAGTTGCCCCTGACTTTTCCGTTGGGAGGCGAATCACGGCAAGCCGTCTGTGAGCGATTGCGGCAGGCTCCCGTGCGACCGCAGTCGCGATCAGGCACGTGCGTTGTGCTCACCACTGCAGCGCGTTGGTTGAATCGTTGGTACGGTGTGCATTCAGGCGGCTCGGCCACCGGACTGCATCCGTCATTCGGGTCGAAAGTGACGACATGCGCCGTGGGCCGCCCCACTCGAATCGGCGGATTCGACTCACGCACGGGACGATCGCAAACGCTTCAAGCATACGCTCCCGCTGGGTCGGTTTGGTGGCTCGATGAATCGGTGTCGCTTCCCGAGGACACATGGTGTTTGTCGCTGGGTGAGCGAACCAGCCTGGGTTATGGAACTGCACTGCTGGCGCGTGAACCGGTTAAGTGA